Proteins found in one Ptychodera flava strain L36383 chromosome 16, AS_Pfla_20210202, whole genome shotgun sequence genomic segment:
- the LOC139114288 gene encoding uncharacterized protein: protein MEPSTLAMTSIDASQITYTLPTVASTGTNESLATASSKYTAKTPFPSSSKTQGATETQTPTPSRESEKPQGRGPSTVTSSTKRTMELNTLAMTSIDASQITYTLPTVASPGTNESLATASSKYTTTTPLPSSSKTQGATETQTPTPSRESEKPQGRGPSTVTSSTKRTMELNTLAMTSIDASQITYTLPTVASPGTNESLATASSKYTTTTPLPSSSKTQGATETQTQTPSRESEKPQGRGPSTVTSSTKRTMEPSTLAMTSIDASQVTYTLPTVASPGANESLATASSKYIATTPLTSSTKTQGATEVRGVSYFAPLVGPVSGGTLITINGLNVNVDVLFVLIAGQPCNIIRDNEMKNSTKCYTSRVDEPIESDITMVYKNGNLTSDRAFSYKPDPEISAITPLKQFQIGGQKQTIRGENLNIIGQAVFVVTAITNDPPSSSVRIVKHRIRQQCFARRHKFPLET, encoded by the exons ATGGAGCCCAGCACGTTGGCAATGACATCAATTGATGCCTCACAAATCACGTACACGTTACCGACAGTGGCATCTACCGGCACCAACGAGTCACTGGCAACAGCATCTTCAAAATATACTGCAAAAACTCCGTTTCCTTCATCCTCAAAGACACAAGGTGCAACCGAA ACACAAACACCAACCCCATCAAGGGAGTCTGAGAAACCACAAGGGCGAGGGCCAAGTACTGTAACATCTAGCACGAAGAGAACAATGGAGCTCAACACGTTGGCAATGACATCAATTGACGCCTCACAAATCACGTACACGTTACCGACAGTGGCATCTCCCGGCACCAACGAGTCACTGGCAACAGCATCTTCAAAATATACTACAACAACTCCTTTACCTTCATCCTCAAAGACACAAGGTGCAACCGAA ACACAAACACCAACCCCATCAAGGGAGTCTGAGAAACCACAAGGGCGAGGGCCAAGTACTGTAACATCTAGCACGAAGAGAACAATGGAGCTCAACACGTTGGCAATGACATCAATTGACGCCTCACAAATCACGTACACGTTACCGACAGTGGCATCTCCCGGCACCAACGAGTCACTGGCAACAGCATCTTCAAAATATACTACAACAACTCCTTTACCTTCATCCTCAAAGACACAAGGTGCAACCGAA acacaaacacaaacCCCATCAAGGGAGTCTGAGAAACCACAAGGGCGAGGGCCAAGTACTGTAACATCTAGCACGAAGAGAACAATGGAGCCCAGCACGTTGGCAATGACATCAATTGACGCCTCACAAGTCACGTACACGTTACCGACAGTGGCATCTCCCGGCGCCAACGAGTCCCTGGCAACAGCATCTTCAAAATATATTGCGACAACTCCGTTAACTTCATCGACAAAGACGCAAGGTGCAACCGAA GTCCGAGGTGTTTCATATTTCGCGCCCTTGGTTGGTCCAGTATCAGGTGGAACGTTGATCACCATCAACGGGTTGAATGTAAATGTGGATGTATTGTTTGTCCTTATTGCCGGCCAACCATGTAACATCATACG aGATAACGAAATGAAGAACTCGACCAAATGTTACACATCTAGAGTTGACGAGCCGATTGAATCAGATATTACGATGGTATATAAGAATGGAAACTTGACGAGTGACAGAGCGTTTTCTTATAAGCCAGATCCAGAGATATCTGCTATTACACCTCTCAAGCAATTTCAGAT TGGCGGCCAAAAACAGACTATCAGAGGAGAGAACTTAAACATAATCGGACAAGCCGTCTTTGTCGTGACTGCGATAACGAATGATCCTCCATCGAGTTCTGTTCG GATTGTGAAGCACAGAATTCGACAACAATGTTTTGCCCGTCGCCACAAATTTCCTTTAGAGACCTAA